A stretch of DNA from Malus sylvestris chromosome 9, drMalSylv7.2, whole genome shotgun sequence:
CTGCTGGTCTAATCGTCTTCGTGTTCACAGTCGCCACTCTCATTCACATGCTGCCTGCACGAAATAGAAACTCACATTGGTATCCTCATCAAAGATACACATAACGAATAAGTGAAAAGAAGCACATCGCAACCAACGGTGCAAAGCTCCGAGAGCATTACCAGTTCATGGAATATTATGTGATCAACAAATAACACTCTTGAGGAGGAAATGCGCACCTCTATGAACTAGTGAACTCTTTCAGGGTAGTTCATTTATCAAAAGGAACTTTGTATGTAAAAGAAGCAAAAGCTACACTTTTTCTGTTTGTAACAATAGTTTAGATCCGATTCCAATCTTGTCCCTGTAATTCTAATTTGAATTACCCTTATTTACTAACATTTTCAATGTGATTCATATTTAAATTTCTATGAGATTTACTTTCTCTCAACCAAAAAAAGTTCTATGAGATTTATCCTGATTTTACCAAGGCGGATAAATGATCATTATGTAATTGTGGAATAAGGACATGGACGAAGCGCAAATTTGTTCACCTTTTGACGTAGTGAAAAGAAATCCATACCTCAATCTTTCACAAAGCCGTGCTAAAGCATCTGAACCTGTTCTAGACGCAATGTCCTCAATCGTAGAAGCATTCTTTAGATTAACACTATCTGCAAGCCTAAATTCACACAATTCCTTCAAGGTACATGCATCAGTCAACACGGCTGAATGGCCACCACCAGCTGCAAGTTTTCGCACTTCCCCAACACACCTGTGCGATGCAAACTTCAATCAATGTGCCAATCAAGATAGCCACAAAAAAAACTGATCGTGAACAATTTATCTGTACCGTACCAATCAACTGGAGATGGATACCAAGCGTAAGTCAGTTTCTCATTAGATGCTTGACCATAGCTATTGTAGCCCCATCCATGAATTCTTCCATCCCTTGTAGAGATAAGTGTGTGGGAGTGTCCACACGCAATGAGTTGCACACTAGTTGGAATAACCAACGCAGGAATATTCCGGAAAAATGACTGAGATTCATTAGGGTTGCATGAAAATAATCCCGTTTCAGGGCCAAGGCCTAACTGCCCTGCACGACCACCACCCCAAGCATAAAGAGCTCCCTTCTGAGTCACAGCACACGTATGTACGCCACCGCATGCAACGTCGTTTATGACCATTCCATCAAGTGCGACCACTCTCCTCGGCAATAACTCTTTCTCCCCAGATTGAAGGGAACAATGCCCAAGTTGACCCATGTTTCCTAGCCCCCAAGTATACCTATGAGGGCCAAATAAAAGTATTGTGAGGAAGAATTCCGAAAAGAAACTACAGGTAAACAAACAAATGAATAAACATTGTAGTACAATAATAACCGACCCGTTGGGAAGACTACATAACAGATCAAGAGTATACGAGTATAACTGGCATGTCACTTCTTCATAACACATCAATATCAGATAACCTCTTTATCTAGAACCTTGGTTAGTAAAATAACTGAGACCAAAGCATTTCTGATAAAAAATGGCTGGCCTGTCATAAGCCCGGTTCCTTCACGAACGAAGTTCAGAATCAACAAGGGTTCGATATGAATAAAAAATCACagattaaaaacaaatataaattccGAGAATGCATAGTCGCATAAAATGCGTCCAGTATTCTAGGCATCCTGTCTCCTTTTAAATGTGAGATTCCCATACGAAGATTTTCGCAAACCTTCTGAACTAAATGTGCCATGGGGATAACCACAATACTTAAGCTTAGATGTATAACCTAATCTCCATCTAAGAATTCCTCAAATCACTTACACCTCCCCTTTTTCAGATATAGCTGCCGTGTGGTACTCCCCGCATGACACTTGGGTAATCTTCACAAGCTCAGGGGCTTCATCTAGGAACTTCGCATATGCATTTATTATACGAGCCCCCTGTAATCCTTCACATGTAAATCCTCTGCCAAGTTGACCGTATTCATTATATCCTGGTGTATCATCACagtattaaattttgattaattagaGGTGGGAGAAGATGAATTTCAGGTTTCTTTCATTTTCAATGGGATATGACATCATCAGAAACTAAGAAATGGAATATGCATTTACCCCAAGCTTGTAGCAAGCCATCCTCTGATAAAGCCATCGCATGAACTGCCCCACAAGACACTTGACGGATAATCTGTGAGAAACCTTCTAGTAAGTTGCAGGTATTAAGTTTGATAACCATTCACTCTACCCTTATAAAAGCATTTCACTATATAGTGATCCTTTTCTGAAGCATTCGATACGACAGGTGTTCATCTCTATCTTCTCGTAGGTTTTGGAGTTGTGACCTAAGACTAGTTTTCGAACTTTTTTTATGCATTTCCTGCAGTGACAGTAAACCCTAGCAGTTGTTCATCAACCAACCCGGGTGATGATACTAATCAAGGTTATTAAAATTACCACCCCAACTTTTTCTTAACAGAACCAATTTACCtgataaaagaaaatgattttacCCACAACTGAAAGCTGATGAGCTCATACCGAGTCATTTGAAATCGTAATTCTGAGACCGAACAATTCCAACCTATAAGGAAAAGCATAATGAATAGGAAGTGTAGCATACCGTGTTTGGAGTAAAGGCTCCCCAAAACAAACGTGGAAGATTCGATCCCTGTCATGAGAAGTAGGGGAAAGGTAAACAAATTATTATCTGCCAAAGAGGAATGAAAGCAGGGATGACGCTAAAGAAAATCATAGTAGGACCTGATTCTGCCCCCACACCCAAAGCCTTCTTGTTGAGACGGTTCCATCATTTTCACGAGGTTCTGCAATGGCAGCGGTACAATGTGCTCCACAAGACACAGATTTCACAAACTCTGCCTGTAATTGCTTCACTTTCTTCGGATTTTTTCTTCGCTCCTCCGTTCCATCTCCCAATTGACCAAAATCATTAGCCCCTGATCAATTGCAAACACAATACATATTTACTCCATTAACTATCACAAACATACGACTTGTCTCCATCATTGTAATCAACCATTTCCAAACCGAGAAATGGCGGTTTAAGATGGGAAATCGTTCGTTCCCACAATGCCATTGATTGAACTCATAACTGAAATATTATCATCACAGAGCCATACGGATGAATCATAACCCGGGTAAAAAAACAACCGTCTGATTTTATTCACCAAAAGTCATCAAAtttactttcatttttttcagaaAGATCAATTTTACTTCATCAACCACCACAAATCAACCATTTATCATTACtcataatttgcaatttgattaaattcaaaaatggaagaattgaaatttataaaaattaacagaaatatttaaaaaaaaaaaaaaaaaaaaaaagaagatgaaagcTTAATTACCCCAAGTGAAAAGCGACCCGTCTGAGGTAACAGCGGCGGTGTGCTCGCGGCCGCAAGTAATGTCCAGCCACCGCGAATTAGCCCCCGCCGTACACCCAAAAAGCTCCGGCGAGAGCTGCTTCGGGATCCTCAGCTGCTGCTCCTTCCCGTTCCGACCCGTCTGCCCGGACTGGTTATATCCCCACACGTATATCGCACTCTTCGTCGGAATGCTGACCGGCTGGTTGCGACCCAGAAGCTCATCAATGTCCATTTTCATAAATGTCCTTCACAAATTGAACCACAAAGTTGCAAACTTGCAAGTCAACGAATTTGAAAAAAGTTAACAAATTTGAATCCAATTAAAGGAGAAAGTTGGGAGCTTTACAAAATGGGTGCTCTGTTTGGTTGGATTTTCTCGGCAGCCAagcagaggagagagagagagagagagagagagagagagagagagagagagggcgagTGGTGGAGATACCTGAGGAGTCAAAGtggaagaggaagaaagaagggAGAAACTGAAAAATGGTTGCCGTTGGTCATCTGTGAAATATAAAGAGTTACATGTTGTGTTCCGAGAATCTGGGAGGTGAAGGCGGAGTCGGGTCGGGTCAGTAGTTGAGGCCCGCATGCATGACACGCACGCAGCTGTGTAGAACCAATGAAATTTTCTCACCACAAAAATATATTTCAATAAATTTACATTTGTGCCTGAACAagaaaatttaagattactatgaaattttaaaatgacagagATATAAATGatggaattttattttctatgatttatgaattttcttatttggttaacCTAAGAATAATGGAATTTGAATACATAAttcttatttttaaattctCACTCGTAGAAACTTAGAAATAACACATATTTACATTGAATTTAAACTTGAGAATTGAAGGtctcaaattccaaatttttttcctCTCAAAAATTCTGTAATTCTATGTTTATAAATACAAATAAGGAAATTTGTGCATGTCAACTTATAAATTTtgacttttgtcaaaatttcaagtttattttcctcATCCAAGCATATTGTTAGTGAAggttatgtattttttattgcaactctaaaaatttaattacactCAAGATTTTTTAAGTTGAGAAATAATACAGACCAATGCacaatgatttttttattactaataacaacacacatttttttagttaATATTATGTTTTACTGGTATTCTTCTTCGTTTATGAGTGAGTGATcctaaattcaaatttcaaaattcacaACTAATTTATTCTGTCCCACTTTAGTCTAAATAAATATgtctttgtttcaatttttttttattttttgtataatttaaGAACTATTCGTCAATTTGCGTCTGACCTTATGAGGCACTACTAATTACTCTTATGAATTTTTATAACTAGCCAATTTTTTTCTACTAttagattttcaaattttcagtcTAACATGTCGTCCCTTCTTGTCATGTGTAGTCCACCTGAGATGAACAATTTATATGACACGAATACATCGTCACATAATGTCTCATGCCAATAAGAAAAAcgatacttttttttaataaacgattaTCTACACTAACGGGAAGggggtggacttagcctcataatgggcaaTCAATAATATGTTCAATTCACATTTgatgagaatcaaacctaagacctctcgcTTACaattgaagaggaataccactagaccgtagtactaagtggtaagAAAAAACGatacttaaacaaacaaattacacatatttttatttggaataggatcatctccggatcctctttgtggggatccggAGAATCAATCAATCGaatccgtttatcgtacatcatgcggttagaaatcattttgaattttgaatttaaaattgaatagaaatagtacttaacgaaaactgactgcacgatatacgatgaacggacacaatTGATTGATCCCCAGAGATCAAtcaatcgtgttcgttcattgtacatcgtacggtcagaaatcattttaaatacttttatttaaaattaaatataagtaATACATGACGAAAATTGATCGCGAGATTAAtcaatcgtgtccgttcatcgtacatcatacggtcagaaatcattttaaatacttttatttaaaagtaAATATAAGTAATAcatgacgaaaactgaccgcatgcTATAAGATGAACAGTCATGATTTGAGGATTCCCaatatcctcacaaagaggattctCCTAGTTTCATTAGGATGACATACCACCATGTCATATAGTCCATCAACCAGGAAAACTTTTGACTTTTGAGGGTAAAAATATCATTACCTTTTATGCACAGTATTCTAAAAATCAGCCTAGGCAGCCACCTAGGTGTTGGACGACGGCCAACCGCTGCGCTTAACTCCAAATCGGCTACAAAATCGAAGAGCACATTAGGTGGGACTAGGTGGAGATATGCAAGTCTGGGCAGGACTAGACAGAGACTAATTGGGCTTATATGAACAAGCTGGAATCTGCAATTTTTTCTGTTGTAGAGTTGGCTTTGCGAAGAAGACGACTTTGTTCCAAACCTTACTTTGCACGATTCAATTAAGATGGTCCCACCATCTTTTATCTAGGAAAAGGATCTATAGCTGCAGCCTGCACGTTTTCTTTGAATGGTCCCCaccatttttttaaaatgaactttaacaaaaagcttccggtactgttcactttaacgaaaaaccacatttttacactacaaagtcaatcttgatactattcattttgtcatttattttatccttatcgttaaaacttaaaatttttaagcacttttcattagttttcttttttttttaactacttTTTAtacccttttctttttccactcTTAACCCCGTTATtacttttcattctttttaatttttttgttgtaatgttttattttttttttaagatcatACCATATGTATTTTTATTATGTACTTAAAATGCTAAAGCTCtcgcttaaaaaaaaacatattatttaatgtttaaatttgatTATCTTATAATTCTAAATAAAATTATGTATATTTTAGATATGAACAAACATTTATTTatacgatatataataaatttacttaaatctgttGAATATGTGGTTTTAAATTGTGAGCTTGTTGTATATATATCATCCTACAATACTCCTCACTATGGTTATAtgacatatatgcttaatgtgtttttaaattttggacttgttggatactctttttgcattttatcattattttattattatatctataaatttcatataattataattttttgtaagtatcaatatgcacttatttacaagatatactagaaatttacctaaatccttATAGGCCGCATAGACCCCGCTCTAGCCGCCTAGGAGCTAGGCATTAGGCGCTAACCCGTCGCCCGACTAGCACCTATCATTTTTTAGAATCTTGTTTATGCATCGCTGAGGCATTGGATCGCGTCAAAATGCCATGCAAGTCCTCCACTTTTTTTTGATCAAATATGCCACTCAAGATTATCTCTCATTGACTTTTGCGTTGCGTGGGTAATAGCCTGAAAATAAAAAGATGGAAAAGTCCGCAGTGCATCTATAAAGCCAGTACGTGCGAGTGCGATTGCGATTGCGATTGCATTCTCTTTCTCCAAAGACGCAAGCTCTTGATAAAATTACAGAATTTACAGTCTTTACAGACAGACAGGTAACCTAAGTGCTTAGTAACTTTTAATGAAGGCATCAAAGCTTTCTACTTTACTAGATTCATTTGTTTCATCAATCGTTGTGTTCGAATTTGTATGGATATGTTGGTAGGTGTTGGttggcttttgatgtcaaaATTGCCCAAGGGAATTGTTCTAACTGCCGTTAATTTTGTGGTAGAAGTAGATACATGGCTGGTGTGAAAAAGCTCATCCAAATCGACATCGTTTCGGATACGGTGTGCCCGTGGTGCTTTGTGGGCAAGAGAAATCTTGAAAAAGCTTTCGAGGCATCTCGTGATCGATTCAACTTTGAGGTTCTCTCTTTTTCCCTTTTGTTGgctgttgttgttgatgttgacgttgttgttgttgttgatggtgTTGTTTAAAAGCCGTCTTTGACAACAAAAAACGCTTCTGAATAGGTTTGGTaggaaaaattaaaactattttgacTGTGTTTTTAATAAAACCACTTATAGTAAAAGCGGTTATGAGCAGCAGTGCTTCCTACAAAAGCAGTACCAAACCGACCCTAAGTGTATATAAGTTGTTGGTGTTGTGTTGTGCCGTGATTCCATCCTAAATTGTTGTCACTATATATGAACTTTTCAGGTTAGATGGCATCCATTCCAACTTAATCCCAATGCGCCTAAAGAAGGCGTTGATAAGAGAAGTTATTACGAGGAAAAATTCGGGTCTAGTAGGTCGAAACAAATGGAGGCTCGGATGCAAGAGGTATCGCTGCAATTCTATGACTCACCTGTACAAATCGAACACATAAAATACATGTTTCCTCTCATCTGTCCGGTCACTCACTGTGTCCCCTTTGACAAGTGCAGATTTTCAGAAGCCATGGCCTCGAATATAACCTGTCCGGACTCACGTAAGTGTAAAGGATACTTATTTCTTCCTTTTCCATTGTTACGCTGATTGTGTAAACTGTAAACAACAAATTCGTGATGGAAGGAGGGTTGCAGTTTATGTATTTAGTTATTAGCATTGTGTCGAAATTGTACAGGGGAAGTACTCTAAATAGCCACAGGCTTATCTATTTTGCTGGGACTCAAGGGCATGATAAGCAACACGATCTTGTGGGTGAACTGTTTCTAGGATACTTCACACAGGCAAAATACATCGCGGACGGGTAATTACGCACAGTTTCAGGCCAGTTTTCGATGAGTTTACATCTGTATGCCTTAGGGTTGTATGTAgtgatttctttgtttttatagTTATGTGTCAAATGTTGTGAACCGCTTCCATGGGAGAACAAATGAAGTAGGAGTAAATGCTTTTACATCCTTAAATCTGAATTAAGAGGCACAACACAAATATTTGCAATTTGGATACAGGGAATATCTTCTGCAAAGTGCTCGAAAGGTCGGAGTAGAAGGGGCCGCAGAGTTTCTTGAAGACCCCAACAATGGGCTCGATGAGGTTTGTTTGCTGATTCCTTCACGTTGCTATTATTTGCCAAGTTAACAAACGAGAACATAACGTAGATTTGAAGATCGACTGATTCAACTTATAAGATTCTGTTTATATGTACCTGGTAAGTACATCTGGCTAGAAACAACCGTCTATATTTTCGATAAATCTGATGTTGCTCGTTAATAAAATGAAGGTCAATGAAGAACTAAAGAAGTACTCGAGAAACATCAATGGAGTCCCACATTTTTTGGTGAGTGATGAAAACTCACATATATGAATGTTGAACTTTTGTTGGATTAGCTTAATAGATCCTCTACTTATGAATCCCTTGGTTCTTTCGGCAGATTAACAACGGAAAGCAAGCGTTAAGTGGCGGCCAGCCGCCTGAGGTGTTCTTGAGAGCTTTTGAAGCAGCTACAAAGTGATGCAACTGCAACCTCATGTATACGAGATTTCGCTCTCCATCTCCAATAAGAATCCAACGTTGGAAATATATTTTCAATACATACGAGTAATTTTCATGTTGTTTGAGTGTGAATCATGAAACTTTTATTCTTTCGCGTGACGTAAGAATGCTAATGGTTCTGAGTGTAATGTGCATCaatggtttgtttatatatgTCTATCCATGTGACACCGGGTTTTCTCTTGttcctttattttgttcatgGTTTCAAATCGCTGTGTTTTCACGAATCATGTTGCTAGTATAAGATTAAAATGCTTGAACTTCGACATGTTTCTGCAACGCCCACAACTGCATCGATAGGCAAAATCTCAAAGTCGTTTGAAAATATTATTCtgttcctttttttcttcatacAAATGATATCAAGGAAGAGGAATCAAACACAGATGCTCGTGCAGAAGACTAAAAGCTTTTAACCACTGCAAGAAAATAGTTATATTGGTTCATTTAGATGAGAAATATTCATCATGCCCAAATATACTAGCCAGGTCAAAATTTTGTTTGCATGAAAACTCAAACTTAAAGCACAAGAGCTACGTGGTAGGTTGTAAAACTTTCCAACGTTTGCAGTCCACAAGGTTGTCCGAAACCCACTAAGCCAATTCATgaacaactttaaaacaaaatcatcatcaaatccTCGTACGTTTAGCTCCATTTGTTTGATCCATCTTTTGCAGATGCACATTTCAATCGATATGGCTAGAAGGAAAAAACCTGTTGAAGTTGATATAGTTGCAGACACTGTGTGTCCGTGGTGCTTTGTGGCGAAAAGAAATCTCGACTAAGCTCTGGTGGTAGGTAACGATCGATATGAGTTCGAGCTCCGATGGCGTCCGTATCAACTCGACCCCGATGGCCCTGAAATAGGCACCCACAGGAAAGAGTACTACGACGAAAAATCTCCGCGAAGATTTGTCCGAAGTGTTCGAGGAACGTATGTCAGATGTAAGACGTCATGCACCAAGAATCTCAACGTATAAATCCATATAAAGAGGGAGGAGGGATCCTTGGTTTATTGTCATGCACCAAGAATATCAACGTATAAATCCATATAAAGAGGGAGGAGGAATCCTTAGTTTATTCGAGGGACACCTTCGAAGGGCAGGCTTTACATTGTATTTCAATGATCTGAATCGTTTATTTTCTTCTGCAACGTGTTGAAAAGGTTGATGTAGAAGGGGCCCTAACAATCGGCTCAATGAGGAATGTTCTTTGAGAGATTCTAGCATACAACCAGAGAtatatttccatctctatgTAGCTCTCATCACGTAATCATCATGTAATAAGACATACGATGAAGGTGATACATCCGGGAACAACCAAGAATTAAACAcgagcaaaaacaaaaacagcgCATTGTGGTTTTCTTATTTATGATTCTTTTTTATGGAATTGAGAAGGTCATGGAAGAGCTCAAGAAGTACTCAGGAGTAAAAAGGAGTCCCATATTTTGCAGTGGATGATGAAAACTTCACATTCCGTAAAAATTGTGACCcatttgataattatttcgttttatttatgtttgatTTACTAATACATTGATCCGGATCCACATattatttcagttttttttttgggcagaTTACTGGAAAGGAAGAGTTGGTACCGTTTGGTATGTGAGACGGGACAGAACGGAGTGGGATGAGGCGTTctgtcccacgtttggtgcgcctaaaacgggtggaacgcactgttccacgggacgagttttgggtgaattttcgttctACCTCACTCtcctggaacgactcgttccacattcatggaacacaaaattataacatctccgtctccttcttcttcatccttgtttccatccgaggtcatgtttgctccctctccgttccgttccgttccgtcccattCCGTTCCGTCTCGttccgtctgcataccaaacgataccttagTGGTGCTCAGCCAACTGAGGTCTTTCTGCCTTTGAATCAGCCACAAAATGATGCAACTTCCCATCTCAAAGCATTCTCTCTATGTGGCTCTAACAAGAATATGCAGCCTTGGAAACATGTTTTAAATGCTGAGCAATttccttttgttaaaaaattttgaatgttaCAGTATTGTTAATGACAATCGTTAATCGAGCGAAATCATATTTGAATGTGCAATCTTGATTTACAGTCtaataaaatatcaaatatcCGACAAATGAGCGCTATTCATCTGCATATATTTATCCTTACCTATCCTGCTTTTAGTTTTACCCGATAAAAATACATTCCCTTGCATTCAGTATTTTAGCGCGCTGATAACAATTCCCAATAAACAATTCGGCCAGCTTTGTTCAGTCTTTCTAATCTGATGTGAGATTTAAGAGACACCATTAAGGGAGAAAGAAGTGAAACAATTATTCATAGTTTAACCAACTTTCTACTCCACAGAAGACAATTACTACTCAATGACCACAGCAATTCAAAAACACAACTACcgagccttatcccactaagtggagcCTATATAATCCTAGAACGCCACAATGCTCGGTTTTGTGCCAATGCAAGAAGTACCAGATAAATTTCTTTTCGCtgaaaacttatatagaatgaAAATTTAATTACAAGTAATCAGAAATCAAGTTTATATGTACTATCAAAGGACACTTTTTGACATGTGGTATTGACAATGAAATCACTTCTGTAGTGTTCTCTCTTCCGAAGTTGTTGGATTCATCAACGACGCAAACCTTTTCGATCGCGATCAAGTCGTTTCATCGAATGCCATCACCTAGAAAGCCAAACATATAAATCCAGAGTAAAACAATAGAGGTTGCAGGAGAAAAGCAATATGCTTTATTACAATTTGTCATATCAGATAAAAAGCCTAGAGAAATAACTTTAGGATgaactttcttattttttataatcGACAGTACAAAACCAAATTGCTTGATCAAGCAGCTCGAGTCTGTGCGTGTTCGTGAGGGAAAAAGATATTCGAGTGCTTCAGGAACAAAAATAAATCGTTAAAACGTCTAACCTTCACGTGACTGCAGTAGACTAGAACAGTTATCTTTCCACTAGTCATAAAATACGAAAGATGCATAGCAATACATCGGCAATGGTGGAATTTGCCTATAACGTAACACAGTAACACAAATATTTGACTGTAGTTGAAAACTAAAAGCCGTTACGACCTACAGATTATCATCATTATGAAAGAAAATGTTACCTTGCCACAAACAGGGCAGCTTTCACTTCTCTCCATCCATTCATATATACAACCAAGGTGAAAATGATGAGAGCATTTTGTCATTATTTTGGGGTTTTCTGGCGTGTATTCTGCATACAACGACAacggaaaaaaaatgagaatttatATATCAGAAGTTATATGTACCATAAGGGTACACTTTCCAGAACCATAAACCAATCAAAATTGCAACAAATATTGCAAATCCACTTAAGTGCGTTTAACACTCTATCCTAGCAAAGCTAGAATTTGACATGAATGGAGGTGAATATCACTACCCAGACCCTTCCCTCCTAGCTTCGGACCCAACTTAATGAAGGAGCAGAATTTCTAGGGAAGCAAAGCAAATGCACCATGAAAATGCACCCTTTGCATATGTATTTGAGTTTATTCAATTCGGTAAACAAACATTTGCAATTACCAGATTCTAAACAGGGCAGGGTCATCATTCATGTCGAGTATTTTAAAGTGGAAACGACCATCAGACGCACAAAAAAGTAAATATGAAGAAACTTTGGTACTAGAGattgaggaagaaggagaaacacCACCAGTCAAAGAAACCCAAATAAAAATTACCTTCAAGACATGTTGGGCAAACATCCTCATCCTCTGATGATG
This window harbors:
- the LOC126583968 gene encoding uncharacterized protein LOC126583968, which encodes MAGVKKLIQIDIVSDTVCPWCFVGKRNLEKAFEASRDRFNFEVRWHPFQLNPNAPKEGVDKRSYYEEKFGSSRSKQMEARMQEIFRSHGLEYNLSGLTGSTLNSHRLIYFAGTQGHDKQHDLVGELFLGYFTQAKYIADGEYLLQSARKVGVEGAAEFLEDPNNGLDEVNEELKKYSRNINGVPHFLINNGKQALSGGQPPEVFLRAFEAATK
- the LOC126583958 gene encoding ultraviolet-B receptor UVR8-like; protein product: MKMDIDELLGRNQPVSIPTKSAIYVWGYNQSGQTGRNGKEQQLRIPKQLSPELFGCTAGANSRWLDITCGREHTAAVTSDGSLFTWGANDFGQLGDGTEERRKNPKKVKQLQAEFVKSVSCGAHCTAAIAEPRENDGTVSTRRLWVWGQNQGSNLPRLFWGAFTPNTIIRQVSCGAVHAMALSEDGLLQAWGYNEYGQLGRGFTCEGLQGARIINAYAKFLDEAPELVKITQVSCGEYHTAAISEKGEVYTWGLGNMGQLGHCSLQSGEKELLPRRVVALDGMVINDVACGGVHTCAVTQKGALYAWGGGRAGQLGLGPETGLFSCNPNESQSFFRNIPALVIPTSVQLIACGHSHTLISTRDGRIHGWGYNSYGQASNEKLTYAWYPSPVDWCVGEVRKLAAGGGHSAVLTDACTLKELCEFRLADSVNLKNASTIEDIASRTGSDALARLCERLRQHVNESGDCEHEDD